The DNA region GGCTTCGACGGACCGGGGCTCGATCCTGGATACGACACCCGAGGTCTGGGACAGCGTGATGGCGGCCAATGCGCGGGGTCCGTTCTTTGCCATCCAGCGCACGGCGCAACTGGCAAGGGCAAAAGGGCACCCGGCGAGCATCGTCACGATCCTGTCTATGGTCATCCACTGCGGCCAGTCGTTCCTGGCGCCCTATTCGGCATCGAAGGCCGCACTGGCGAACATCACAAGGAATTCCGCCAATGCGTTGCGGCATGACCGTATCCGCGTGAACGGGATTGCCTGCGGCTGGATGGATACGCCGGGAGAGGATGCCACGCAGCGCCGGTTTCACGGGGCCAGCGATGACTGGCTGGTAGAGGCAGAGGCGCGGCAGCCCTTCGGGATGCTTGTGAAGCCGGACCACGTCGCCGGGCTTGCAGCCTATCTGTTGGGGCCGGGCTCGGGCGTGATGACCGGCGCAATCATAGACTTTGACCAGAATGTCTCGGGCGCTTATCCCGAGTGAGACCAGAGCAGGAAACACCATGACCCTACGTTTTGCCATCCTTGGTGCCGGCCGGATCGGCCAGGTTCACGCCCGCGCCGTAGCCTCGACCCCTGGCG from Neotabrizicola shimadae includes:
- a CDS encoding SDR family oxidoreductase, which encodes MNLHENSHALIFGGTQGLGLAIAHALAAQGCTRVVLAARDRAKGEAAAEDLGASFLPVDLADAGAVIAAVDRAAEIMGRVDAMCLAGASTDRGSILDTTPEVWDSVMAANARGPFFAIQRTAQLARAKGHPASIVTILSMVIHCGQSFLAPYSASKAALANITRNSANALRHDRIRVNGIACGWMDTPGEDATQRRFHGASDDWLVEAEARQPFGMLVKPDHVAGLAAYLLGPGSGVMTGAIIDFDQNVSGAYPE